In one window of Erwinia tasmaniensis Et1/99 DNA:
- the gspE gene encoding type II secretion system protein GspE, whose product MTPATQRAVEGICQAYQAIIVDFTAERLHIAVAETPSHALMAELRFATHCPVEVECWPRAKLEQFNVKGSISASVTAEGTLEQYGTAVEIINALLIQALQKRASDIHIEPQKDSLRLRLRVDGVLQQLPCTGVENSAPLIARLKILASLDIAERRVPQDGQFSLVLNDNTESFRLSTLPTRFGEKAVVRLMQSDSHTIALENLGMPSPLLKRYREALARPQGMILVTGPTGSGKTFTLYSGLSWLNIATRNLCSVEDPVEIPLEGVNQTQIHAKSGLDFHRVLRALLRQDPDVIMVGEIRDGETAEIAVKAAQTGHLVLSTLHTNSTTETLVRLGQMGVPGYLLASALKLVIAQRLVRKLCPHCRQPAQATSHFPPHIWPGTVQNWQAIGCERCFSGFYGRLPLFELLPVSARLQNALAKSAPPEELTEIARQQGMNTLFVEGLHCVNRGETTLEELTRVAGGSDE is encoded by the coding sequence ATGACGCCGGCAACGCAACGAGCGGTAGAAGGTATTTGTCAGGCTTATCAGGCGATAATAGTTGACTTCACCGCCGAACGTCTGCATATCGCCGTAGCAGAAACGCCCAGCCATGCACTGATGGCTGAGCTTCGCTTCGCTACCCACTGCCCTGTAGAAGTTGAATGCTGGCCACGGGCAAAACTGGAACAGTTTAACGTGAAGGGGAGCATTTCAGCCTCTGTTACGGCAGAGGGTACGTTGGAGCAGTACGGAACGGCAGTAGAAATTATTAACGCCTTGCTGATACAGGCTCTGCAAAAACGTGCTTCTGATATTCATATCGAGCCGCAAAAAGATAGCCTGCGGCTGCGCTTACGCGTCGACGGTGTATTACAGCAGTTGCCTTGTACCGGGGTTGAAAACAGCGCACCGCTGATCGCTCGCCTGAAAATCCTTGCCAGCCTTGATATTGCAGAACGCCGGGTTCCGCAGGACGGACAGTTTTCACTGGTGCTCAACGATAATACCGAATCGTTCCGTCTTTCGACCCTGCCGACGCGTTTTGGTGAAAAGGCCGTGGTACGCCTGATGCAAAGCGATAGTCATACCATCGCGCTGGAAAATCTCGGTATGCCCAGCCCCTTGTTAAAACGCTACCGCGAGGCGCTGGCTCGTCCTCAAGGGATGATTCTGGTTACCGGTCCCACGGGAAGTGGCAAGACCTTTACGCTCTACAGCGGCCTGAGCTGGTTGAATATCGCCACACGTAACCTGTGCAGTGTAGAAGATCCGGTTGAAATCCCGTTGGAGGGGGTCAATCAAACCCAGATCCACGCTAAGTCAGGGTTGGATTTTCACCGTGTATTACGCGCCCTGCTGCGCCAGGACCCCGATGTGATTATGGTCGGCGAAATCCGTGACGGTGAAACCGCCGAAATCGCCGTAAAGGCAGCACAGACAGGACACCTGGTGCTTTCAACATTGCATACTAATTCGACTACCGAAACGCTGGTGCGTCTGGGACAGATGGGCGTACCCGGGTATCTGCTGGCTTCGGCTCTTAAACTCGTTATCGCCCAACGTCTGGTACGAAAGCTCTGCCCTCACTGCCGTCAGCCTGCGCAAGCGACGTCCCATTTCCCTCCTCACATCTGGCCAGGTACGGTGCAAAACTGGCAGGCGATAGGCTGTGAACGCTGTTTCTCTGGTTTCTATGGCCGTCTCCCCCTGTTTGAACTGCTGCCCGTGTCCGCACGTCTGCAAAACGCACTGGCAAAATCAGCGCCACCGGAAGAGCTGACGGAAATTGCACGGCAGCAGGGAATGAACACGCTATTCGTTGAAGGTCTGCACTGCGTCAATCGCGGAGAAACTACGCTGGAGGAGTTAACCCGAGTAGCGGGAGGAAGCGATGAGTGA
- the gspD gene encoding type II secretion system secretin GspD yields the protein MKLMNSHRPASARRLPLLLLICSLFSSSVQAEGYQASFKNTEIEEFINTVSKSLNKTIIIDPTVKGKISVRSYETLDADQYYQFFLSVLEVYGYTAISMDNGVLKIIPSKSAKGAAVPFVTGGASVSGDEIITRVVPLQFVAAKDLAPLLRQLNDAAAGSVVHYDPSNVLLMTGRAAVISQLMAIVENIDLPEDTTVNTVKLQWASAPQVAEILNSIKGDNKTAGGNKSFAKAVADTRTNSVLLTGDELARQQLIDAARNLDEEKDHSSNSKVFYLKHAKAENLLEVLSGVSGSIQDKAESKTASPVAMSKDIVVKADTYTNSLIINAPPDVMGDLEDIINRLDISRAQVQVEAIIVEVQDADGLALGVQWFNQHGGGTQFPAADAPVSHLIGSTVAETLSKTNGLAAGFYHGNWAGLFNALQTNSLNNILATPSIVTLDNMEAEFTVGQDVPILTGSQTTSGDGVFNSVDRKSVGIKLKVKPQINEGDSVLMEIEQEVSSVAEQSSVDPLGATFNTRLVKNAVLVQSGKTVVVGGLLDTTHSNVESSVPLLGKIPFIGGLFRYTSDKKSKRNLMLFIRPTIIRQQDSFDLTSGGKLKNFRETLSEEEGDKRIGKAIDENLSGKQSNQALMETQKQIADFYRKQPR from the coding sequence ATGAAACTGATGAACTCCCACCGCCCAGCCAGCGCCAGGCGTTTGCCCCTTCTGCTGCTGATTTGCTCGCTATTCTCCTCCTCCGTGCAGGCGGAAGGCTATCAGGCAAGCTTTAAAAACACCGAGATCGAAGAGTTTATTAACACCGTAAGTAAATCACTCAATAAAACCATCATTATCGATCCGACGGTGAAAGGAAAAATTAGCGTCCGCAGCTATGAAACGCTCGATGCCGATCAGTATTACCAGTTTTTTCTCAGCGTACTAGAGGTCTACGGCTACACCGCGATCAGTATGGATAACGGCGTGCTTAAGATTATTCCCTCGAAAAGTGCCAAAGGTGCCGCCGTGCCGTTTGTCACGGGTGGGGCCAGCGTGAGCGGCGATGAGATCATTACCCGGGTTGTGCCACTTCAATTTGTCGCGGCTAAAGATCTGGCTCCGTTATTACGCCAGCTTAACGATGCGGCAGCAGGTAGCGTCGTTCATTACGACCCCAGTAACGTACTATTAATGACGGGCAGAGCGGCGGTCATCAGTCAGCTGATGGCCATCGTCGAAAATATCGATCTGCCTGAAGATACGACGGTTAACACCGTGAAATTACAGTGGGCATCAGCGCCTCAGGTCGCAGAGATCCTCAATTCAATCAAGGGTGATAACAAAACGGCAGGCGGTAATAAATCGTTCGCCAAAGCCGTTGCGGATACGCGTACCAATTCCGTGCTGCTTACCGGCGACGAGCTGGCACGCCAGCAGCTGATCGACGCGGCCAGAAATCTGGACGAGGAGAAAGACCACAGCAGCAACTCCAAAGTGTTTTATCTGAAACATGCCAAAGCGGAGAACCTGTTAGAGGTTCTGAGTGGCGTAAGCGGCTCTATACAGGATAAAGCAGAGTCTAAAACCGCCAGCCCTGTCGCGATGTCAAAAGACATTGTGGTGAAGGCCGACACCTATACCAACTCCCTGATTATCAACGCGCCACCGGACGTGATGGGCGATCTTGAAGATATCATTAACCGACTCGATATCAGCCGTGCACAGGTGCAGGTAGAAGCGATCATCGTTGAGGTTCAGGATGCTGACGGGCTGGCGCTGGGCGTTCAGTGGTTTAACCAACACGGAGGGGGAACGCAGTTTCCGGCAGCCGATGCGCCAGTCAGTCACCTGATTGGCAGCACCGTTGCCGAAACACTGAGCAAAACCAACGGTCTGGCTGCGGGCTTCTATCACGGTAACTGGGCCGGATTATTTAACGCGCTGCAAACCAACAGCCTGAATAATATTTTGGCCACGCCGAGTATTGTGACGCTGGACAACATGGAAGCCGAATTCACCGTTGGCCAGGACGTCCCTATTCTCACCGGCTCACAAACCACCAGCGGCGATGGCGTATTCAACTCGGTCGATCGTAAAAGCGTGGGTATCAAACTGAAAGTGAAGCCGCAAATCAACGAAGGCGACTCGGTGTTGATGGAAATTGAGCAGGAAGTCTCCAGCGTGGCAGAACAGAGTTCGGTCGATCCGCTGGGAGCCACCTTCAATACCCGCCTGGTCAAGAATGCGGTTCTGGTTCAAAGCGGTAAAACCGTCGTGGTCGGCGGGCTGCTTGATACCACACATAGCAATGTAGAGAGCAGCGTTCCGTTGCTAGGCAAAATCCCGTTCATCGGCGGGCTGTTCCGTTACACCTCTGATAAAAAAAGTAAACGCAACCTGATGCTGTTTATTCGCCCAACGATTATCCGTCAGCAGGACAGCTTTGATCTTACCAGCGGCGGCAAACTGAAAAACTTCCGCGAAACGCTCAGCGAAGAGGAAGGAGACAAACGCATCGGTAAAGCGATCGATGAGAATTTGTCCGGCAAGCAGAGCAATCAGGCGCTGATGGAAACACAGAAGCAGATCGCTGATTTTTATCGGAAACAGCCGCGATGA
- a CDS encoding winged helix-turn-helix domain-containing protein, which yields MLSVEQYEKILDIENIHYSTFFSLDCQMNTLDIPCKKLTIALSETQKRLLICLTQKINSKREIINIVWYENHQCVRDNNYHQLVFQTRALLQRNQLPTNILITVPYYGLKINEPLLRKLEEEAMNTAASPHTFQDNLTDKNNRPSLKKWLLNAIR from the coding sequence ATGTTAAGCGTTGAACAATACGAAAAGATACTCGACATTGAAAACATTCACTACAGTACTTTTTTTAGTCTCGATTGTCAGATGAACACGCTTGATATTCCCTGTAAGAAGCTGACGATCGCGCTTAGCGAAACGCAAAAACGACTTTTAATCTGCCTCACGCAAAAAATAAACAGCAAGAGAGAAATCATTAATATTGTCTGGTATGAAAACCATCAATGTGTCCGTGATAATAATTATCACCAGTTGGTGTTCCAAACGCGTGCGCTTCTGCAACGTAACCAGCTGCCAACCAATATTCTGATTACCGTTCCTTACTACGGCTTAAAAATAAATGAACCTCTTTTAAGAAAATTAGAAGAAGAGGCTATGAATACCGCCGCTTCCCCTCATACATTCCAGGACAACCTCACGGATAAAAACAACAGGCCGTCATTAAAGAAATGGCTATTGAATGCCATTCGCTAA
- the yacG gene encoding DNA gyrase inhibitor YacG — MNDVTVVNCPTCNKQVIWDELSTWRPFCSKRCQLIDLGEWAAEEKRIPSSGDLNDSDDWSEQPLDRQ; from the coding sequence ATGAATGATGTCACTGTTGTCAACTGTCCGACCTGCAACAAGCAGGTGATCTGGGATGAACTCAGTACCTGGCGTCCGTTTTGCAGTAAACGCTGTCAGCTTATTGACCTGGGTGAATGGGCCGCTGAGGAGAAGCGTATTCCCAGCAGCGGCGATCTTAATGATAGCGATGACTGGAGCGAACAGCCACTCGATCGCCAGTAA
- the coaE gene encoding dephospho-CoA kinase (Dephospho-CoA kinase (CoaE) performs the final step in coenzyme A biosynthesis.), which yields MSYTVALTGGIGSGKSTIANIFAGLGVEIVDADIIARQVVEPGQPALAAIHEHFGDEILMPDGTLNRTILRQKIFSSAADKMWINNLLHPLIHSRTRQQLALARSPWCLWVVPLLVENRLQHHADRVLVVDVDRATQIARTTERDKISRVQVEQILAAQATREARLAVADDIIDNCGLPETVIARVAELHERYLVLATDRD from the coding sequence ATGTCCTATACAGTAGCGCTGACCGGTGGTATCGGCAGTGGAAAAAGTACCATTGCTAACATTTTTGCCGGGCTGGGCGTTGAGATTGTTGACGCCGATATTATTGCGCGTCAGGTCGTCGAGCCCGGGCAACCTGCTCTGGCGGCCATCCATGAGCATTTTGGCGATGAAATACTGATGCCAGACGGTACGCTGAACCGGACGATTCTGCGTCAGAAAATATTTAGTTCTGCGGCTGATAAAATGTGGATTAATAATCTGTTACACCCTCTTATCCACAGCAGAACCCGGCAGCAGTTAGCATTAGCGCGCTCCCCCTGGTGCTTATGGGTTGTGCCTCTCTTAGTGGAGAACCGTTTGCAGCATCATGCCGATCGCGTGCTGGTGGTCGATGTTGACCGCGCAACCCAGATAGCCCGAACCACTGAACGCGACAAAATTAGCCGCGTTCAGGTTGAGCAGATCCTTGCTGCCCAGGCCACGCGCGAAGCGCGTCTGGCTGTGGCAGATGACATTATTGATAACTGCGGATTGCCGGAAACGGTGATTGCGCGCGTTGCCGAACTTCATGAGCGTTATCTGGTTTTGGCAACCGATCGGGATTAA
- a CDS encoding DUF4865 family protein, translating to MIAMQYRFRLPVDYDMSIITTRILENGHQFDNVPGLLLKVWCYSESNDPFCTDEPLYAPFYLWQDCSSMASFLTGGGFRRLMQDFGRPAIDSWLVQDFQPAAELVQSVFARRIITPVLPKADLAQCRHASETVAESTTQIVAWDVQRWRQLNFQLSPQPFTDDDSAERYRVGHLSISHHMTP from the coding sequence ATGATTGCCATGCAATATCGCTTCCGGCTACCTGTCGACTACGACATGAGCATCATTACTACCCGTATCCTGGAAAACGGTCATCAGTTTGATAACGTCCCAGGACTGTTGCTGAAAGTCTGGTGCTATTCTGAAAGCAACGACCCGTTTTGTACGGATGAACCCCTATATGCGCCGTTTTACCTCTGGCAGGACTGTAGCAGTATGGCGAGCTTTCTTACCGGAGGCGGCTTCCGGCGGCTAATGCAGGATTTCGGCCGTCCAGCAATCGACAGCTGGCTGGTGCAAGACTTTCAGCCAGCTGCCGAACTTGTACAATCGGTTTTTGCCCGTCGTATCATTACCCCTGTTTTACCCAAGGCAGATTTAGCGCAGTGCCGTCACGCAAGCGAAACCGTCGCTGAAAGCACTACACAAATAGTGGCTTGGGACGTACAGCGTTGGCGACAATTGAACTTTCAGTTAAGCCCACAACCATTCACTGACGACGACAGTGCCGAGCGCTACCGGGTGGGCCATCTCTCCATTTCGCATCACATGACGCCGTAG
- the hofC gene encoding protein transport protein HofC, producing MSERYLFRWQAIDDSGQLHQGYSFAASPLQITEELAAQHQIALKISRGRRYRSRRWRWQQKNAFFRQLATLLKAGLPLPGCLQLLADGHPEAGWQALLLNLHQRISAGEPFSQALREWPDIFPPLFPALVHIGELTGDLDECCLQLAIQQEQQQQLQHKVQKALRYPLFIIAVALLVSIGMLVFVLPEFVAIYRSFNAPLPGFTKAVIAFSQLLQQQSLLLAGIFTTLCLLWKTQRLKYPAWQRYEQRLLLRLPLVARLYRGSLLSQIFTTLSLTQRAGLTLLHSLQAIEKTLTPLLWREAIRQLQQHIAAGYPLHQALKSHPLFTPLCYQLIKVGEESGSLDTLLTRLAMWHKQQTHQLADTLAATLEPLMMIVIGGIVGTLVVAMYLPVFRLGDALG from the coding sequence ATGAGTGAACGCTATCTGTTCCGCTGGCAGGCTATCGATGATAGCGGGCAACTTCACCAAGGCTACAGCTTTGCAGCCAGTCCCTTGCAGATCACGGAAGAGCTGGCTGCACAACATCAGATAGCGCTAAAAATTTCGCGTGGCCGCCGCTATAGATCTCGCCGCTGGCGATGGCAGCAGAAGAACGCATTTTTCCGCCAGCTCGCCACGTTGCTGAAAGCAGGGTTACCACTGCCCGGATGTTTGCAGCTATTAGCAGATGGGCATCCTGAAGCAGGCTGGCAGGCGCTACTGCTCAACCTGCATCAGCGAATTAGCGCCGGGGAGCCGTTTTCACAGGCGTTACGCGAGTGGCCCGATATTTTTCCGCCGCTGTTTCCAGCGCTGGTTCATATCGGCGAACTCACCGGAGATCTGGACGAATGCTGCCTGCAGCTGGCAATTCAGCAGGAGCAACAGCAACAACTTCAGCATAAAGTACAAAAAGCGCTGCGTTATCCGCTGTTTATCATCGCCGTTGCCCTGCTGGTTAGCATCGGCATGCTGGTTTTTGTTCTCCCGGAGTTTGTTGCCATTTATCGTTCGTTTAACGCGCCGCTGCCGGGGTTTACAAAAGCTGTGATTGCGTTCTCGCAGCTATTACAGCAGCAGTCGCTACTCTTGGCGGGTATTTTCACAACGCTTTGCCTGCTTTGGAAAACACAGCGCCTTAAATATCCTGCATGGCAGCGCTATGAGCAACGCCTGCTGCTCCGGCTACCGCTGGTGGCCAGGTTATATCGAGGCAGCCTGTTAAGTCAGATATTTACAACCCTTTCCCTGACCCAACGAGCCGGATTGACGCTGTTACACAGTCTACAGGCGATAGAGAAAACGCTTACCCCGCTGCTGTGGCGTGAGGCCATCCGTCAATTGCAACAGCATATTGCGGCGGGCTACCCACTGCACCAGGCGCTAAAGTCACACCCGCTATTTACCCCGCTGTGTTATCAGCTAATCAAAGTGGGAGAAGAGTCGGGCTCGCTGGATACGCTGCTGACCCGGCTGGCAATGTGGCACAAACAGCAGACTCATCAGCTGGCAGACACGCTGGCGGCAACGTTGGAGCCACTGATGATGATAGTGATCGGCGGGATTGTTGGTACGCTGGTCGTGGCGATGTATTTGCCCGTATTCAGACTGGGGGATGCGCTTGGATAG
- the zapD gene encoding cell division protein ZapD, translating into MSTTVLFEHPLNEKMRTWLRIEFLLKQLSASQIIVDHQGALTFFRNAGELLDVFERGELRTEILKELERQQQKLLSWAEVPGVDMTQIEMHRAKLKGCATSLIAAPRMGQLLREERLISLVRQRLSIPGGCCSFDLPTLHIWLHIEQQLRDQQVAVWLDSLAPIRDALMLLLALIRQSGILRTHTSLNGFFQDNAEGADLLRLQLRLEDALYPQVSGHKSRYAIRFLPLDSERGEVPARFNFELACC; encoded by the coding sequence ATGAGCACAACGGTTCTTTTTGAGCACCCTCTGAATGAAAAAATGCGTACCTGGCTGCGTATTGAATTTTTGCTAAAACAGCTTAGCGCCAGCCAAATCATTGTCGATCACCAGGGCGCTTTGACGTTTTTTCGTAATGCTGGCGAGCTGCTGGACGTGTTTGAACGCGGAGAACTGCGTACCGAAATACTCAAAGAGCTGGAACGCCAACAGCAAAAATTGCTTTCATGGGCTGAAGTGCCCGGCGTTGATATGACGCAAATCGAGATGCACAGAGCAAAGCTCAAAGGCTGCGCAACATCCTTAATTGCGGCACCGCGCATGGGGCAACTGTTGCGTGAAGAACGCCTGATAAGCCTTGTGCGGCAGCGCTTAAGCATTCCGGGCGGCTGCTGTAGTTTTGATCTTCCCACACTGCATATCTGGCTGCACATCGAACAACAGCTGCGTGACCAGCAGGTCGCCGTCTGGCTTGATTCGCTGGCCCCTATACGTGATGCGTTGATGCTACTGCTCGCTCTGATCCGTCAGTCCGGGATATTACGAACCCACACCAGCCTGAACGGTTTTTTCCAGGACAATGCTGAAGGTGCCGATTTGCTGCGCTTGCAGCTCCGGCTGGAGGATGCGTTATATCCTCAGGTCTCCGGACACAAGAGCCGTTATGCCATCCGCTTCCTGCCGTTAGACAGTGAACGAGGCGAAGTCCCTGCCCGCTTTAATTTCGAGCTGGCCTGTTGTTAA
- a CDS encoding type II secretion system protein N, translating to MNLFSDNAPITDLKRVASPRALYFVSVILPLAALGYALNFPTPSLLPPPEAPQLSAETEPERTQDGYTSLSVISLFTAPRKDLAVQQQDDSDEQLLRAPESTLPLKVTGLLSSNVDSHSIAIMQQNQQQIALSIGDTLPGTTATLVRIFPQRVIIRHQGRYEALTLK from the coding sequence ATGAACTTATTCTCTGACAATGCGCCGATAACTGATTTAAAGCGAGTTGCATCACCACGTGCCCTCTATTTTGTAAGCGTCATCCTGCCGCTCGCCGCGCTGGGTTATGCGCTTAACTTCCCTACGCCTTCGCTTCTGCCTCCTCCCGAGGCTCCACAGCTGTCGGCTGAAACCGAGCCGGAGAGGACTCAGGATGGGTATACCAGTCTGTCGGTCATTTCATTATTTACCGCCCCGCGCAAGGACCTGGCCGTTCAACAGCAGGATGACAGTGATGAGCAACTGTTGCGGGCACCAGAAAGCACGCTACCGCTCAAGGTGACCGGATTGCTGAGCAGTAACGTTGATTCGCACTCTATCGCCATCATGCAGCAGAACCAGCAGCAGATCGCTCTGAGCATCGGAGACACGCTGCCCGGTACAACCGCAACCCTCGTGCGTATCTTTCCGCAGCGCGTAATTATTCGTCACCAGGGAAGGTATGAAGCCTTAACCCTGAAGTGA
- the nadC gene encoding carboxylating nicotinate-nucleotide diphosphorylase: MPSRRYDADSRRTALLDRIESDIPPSVEQALREDLGGVIDPSRDITASLLSADTHSHAVVITREPGIFCGRPWVEEVFIQLGNKTQLTWFVDDGDTLIANQPLFEVTGPASLLLTAERTALNFVQTLSGVATEVRRYVALLDGTRTQLLDTRKTVPGLRSALKYAVLCGGGANHRLGLFDAFLIKENHIIACGSIAKAIEKACWLHPDVPVEIEVESLEELEQALQAGADIVMLDNFTVEQMRDAVKLSDNRALLEVSGNVTDQTLRTFAETGVDYISVGALTKHIRALDLSMRFC; the protein is encoded by the coding sequence ATGCCATCCCGCCGTTACGATGCGGACAGCCGCCGCACCGCGCTGCTCGATCGTATTGAAAGCGATATTCCTCCAAGCGTAGAACAGGCATTACGTGAAGACTTAGGTGGAGTCATCGACCCCAGCCGCGACATTACCGCCAGCCTGCTGTCTGCCGATACGCATTCTCATGCAGTGGTGATCACCCGTGAGCCCGGGATTTTTTGCGGTAGGCCCTGGGTAGAAGAAGTGTTCATTCAGTTGGGGAACAAAACGCAACTCACTTGGTTCGTCGATGATGGCGATACCCTGATTGCCAATCAGCCGCTTTTTGAGGTGACAGGGCCCGCTTCGCTGCTTCTTACCGCCGAACGCACGGCACTGAACTTCGTGCAAACGCTCTCTGGCGTAGCGACTGAAGTCAGACGTTATGTCGCACTGCTGGATGGCACCCGCACCCAGCTGCTTGATACACGTAAAACCGTGCCGGGGCTTCGTAGCGCGCTGAAGTATGCCGTTTTGTGCGGCGGCGGAGCCAATCACCGTCTTGGTCTTTTCGATGCCTTTCTGATCAAAGAAAATCATATTATTGCCTGTGGTTCGATAGCCAAAGCCATTGAAAAAGCCTGCTGGCTGCACCCGGATGTTCCGGTGGAAATCGAAGTCGAGTCGCTCGAAGAACTTGAACAGGCACTTCAGGCCGGGGCAGATATTGTGATGCTCGACAACTTCACCGTTGAGCAGATGCGAGATGCCGTGAAGCTGAGCGATAACCGCGCCCTGTTGGAAGTCTCCGGCAACGTAACCGACCAAACCTTGCGAACATTTGCCGAAACCGGCGTGGACTATATCTCCGTGGGTGCTCTGACCAAACATATACGGGCCCTCGACCTGTCAATGCGCTTTTGTTAA
- a CDS encoding GMP reductase, whose product MRIEEDIKLGFKDVLIRPKRSTLQSRSQVELERQFTFKHSGIAWSGVPVIAANMDTVGTFNMAEALSSFDILTAVHKHYSVEQWRAFVERVSPAVLRHVMVSTGTSEADFTRLQQILALSPMLNFICIDVANGYSEHFVTFLQRAREACPDKTICAGNVVTGEMVEELILSGADMVKVGIGPGSVCTTRVKTGVGYPQLSAVIECADAAHGLGGQIVSDGGCSVPGDVAKAFGGGADFVMLGGMLAAHDECEGTLVEENGERFMLFYGMSSESAMKRHVGGIAQYRAAEGKTVRLPVRGPVEPTALDILGGLRSACTYVGAERLKELTKRTTFIRVNEQENRVFNR is encoded by the coding sequence ATGCGTATCGAAGAAGATATTAAGTTAGGTTTCAAAGACGTTCTTATCCGGCCTAAACGTTCAACGTTACAAAGCCGTTCTCAGGTGGAGCTGGAACGCCAGTTTACCTTTAAACACTCGGGCATAGCCTGGTCTGGCGTGCCGGTCATCGCGGCCAACATGGATACCGTTGGCACCTTCAATATGGCAGAAGCGCTCTCCTCCTTCGATATTCTTACCGCAGTACATAAACATTATAGTGTTGAGCAGTGGCGAGCGTTTGTAGAGCGTGTCTCGCCAGCGGTGTTGCGCCATGTGATGGTCTCTACCGGCACGTCTGAAGCCGATTTTACCCGGCTACAACAGATCCTGGCGCTGTCGCCGATGCTTAACTTTATTTGCATAGACGTGGCTAATGGCTACTCGGAGCATTTTGTGACTTTCCTACAGCGAGCACGCGAAGCCTGTCCGGATAAGACTATTTGCGCGGGCAATGTGGTGACGGGAGAAATGGTCGAGGAGCTTATCCTTTCCGGGGCAGATATGGTCAAAGTCGGTATTGGTCCGGGGTCCGTTTGTACTACCCGTGTTAAAACTGGCGTGGGCTACCCACAGCTTTCTGCGGTGATTGAGTGCGCTGATGCGGCGCATGGCCTGGGCGGGCAGATTGTCAGCGATGGCGGCTGCTCGGTTCCTGGCGATGTGGCTAAGGCCTTCGGCGGCGGCGCTGATTTTGTCATGTTGGGCGGTATGTTGGCCGCTCATGATGAATGTGAGGGCACGCTGGTGGAAGAAAATGGTGAACGGTTTATGCTGTTTTACGGCATGAGTTCCGAATCAGCCATGAAGCGCCATGTGGGGGGCATTGCGCAATATCGTGCGGCAGAGGGTAAAACCGTCAGGCTGCCGGTGCGTGGCCCGGTGGAACCCACCGCGCTCGATATTTTAGGCGGCCTGCGCTCCGCCTGTACCTATGTTGGTGCCGAGCGACTGAAAGAGCTGACCAAGCGTACTACCTTTATCCGCGTCAACGAGCAGGAAAACCGCGTGTTTAACCGTTAG
- the mutT gene encoding 8-oxo-dGTP diphosphatase MutT: protein MKYLQVAVGIIRDDQQKIFLAQRAASVHMGNMWEFPGGKIEEGETPEQALKRELLEETGIEALNAVPYDIIDHSYSDLRVTLHFFIVDRWNGEPYGREGQPQRWVAQGQLNAAEFPPANAEIVARLKAGH, encoded by the coding sequence ATGAAATATTTACAGGTGGCAGTAGGAATTATTCGCGATGACCAACAGAAGATTTTTTTAGCACAGCGTGCAGCCAGTGTTCATATGGGCAATATGTGGGAGTTTCCCGGCGGGAAAATTGAAGAGGGTGAAACGCCTGAACAGGCTTTGAAACGTGAGTTGCTGGAAGAAACGGGTATCGAAGCGCTTAACGCCGTACCTTACGATATTATCGACCACAGCTATAGCGATCTGCGCGTAACGCTACATTTTTTTATTGTCGATCGCTGGAATGGCGAACCCTATGGTCGCGAAGGGCAGCCACAGCGTTGGGTTGCACAGGGTCAACTCAACGCCGCAGAGTTTCCACCCGCGAATGCTGAAATCGTGGCCAGGCTGAAAGCAGGCCACTGA
- the ppdD gene encoding prepilin peptidase-dependent pilin — translation MTHQQGFTLIELMIVIAIIAILSAIGLPAYQSYLQKAALTDMLQTTMPYKTAVELCAIERGGSGNCSAGSNGVPTERTSRYISALKVNAGVITLTGQESLKGLSVRLTPQWDSKDGQLSWRRSCESTSAGLKEACQDLFRFDEEPLP, via the coding sequence ATGACCCACCAACAGGGATTCACCCTGATCGAACTGATGATTGTCATCGCTATCATCGCCATTCTTAGCGCTATCGGTCTGCCCGCCTACCAGAGCTATCTGCAAAAGGCCGCACTTACCGATATGTTACAGACCACCATGCCATATAAAACGGCCGTTGAACTTTGTGCCATTGAGCGCGGCGGCAGCGGCAACTGTAGTGCAGGAAGCAACGGCGTTCCGACCGAGCGCACCTCGCGCTACATTTCAGCCCTCAAGGTCAATGCGGGGGTTATAACGCTGACGGGCCAGGAAAGTTTAAAGGGATTGAGCGTCAGGCTTACCCCCCAGTGGGACAGTAAAGATGGGCAGCTAAGCTGGCGACGCAGCTGTGAAAGCACATCCGCTGGTCTCAAAGAAGCTTGCCAGGATCTGTTCCGTTTTGATGAGGAGCCGTTGCCATGA